From the Arthrobacter sp. PM3 genome, one window contains:
- a CDS encoding rhodanese-like domain-containing protein, with product MSYAGDLSPDQAWARLEAGAILVDVRTEAEWAHIGVPDTAAAGTGRNDPLFIQWNLSGGLPNPHFVEELRRQAPEDTGVELLFLCRSGARSIAAATAATQAGYTSYNVLEGFEGETDRFGDRTVNGWKNRGLPTNLGKN from the coding sequence ATGAGCTACGCCGGAGACCTCAGCCCGGACCAGGCATGGGCCAGGCTCGAAGCGGGCGCCATCCTGGTGGATGTCCGGACCGAGGCCGAGTGGGCGCACATCGGCGTCCCGGACACAGCGGCCGCAGGCACTGGGCGCAACGATCCGCTCTTCATCCAGTGGAACCTCTCCGGCGGCCTGCCGAACCCGCACTTCGTCGAAGAGCTCCGGCGGCAGGCCCCGGAGGACACCGGCGTCGAACTGTTGTTCCTGTGCCGTTCCGGCGCCCGGTCGATCGCCGCCGCGACGGCCGCCACGCAGGCCGGCTACACCTCATACAACGTCCTCGAGGGCTTCGAAGGCGAAACTGACCGCTTTGGCGACCGCACCGTCAACGGCTGGAAGAACCGCGGCCTGCCCACCAACCTTGGAAAGAATTAA
- a CDS encoding amidohydrolase family protein, with amino-acid sequence MAAQRYESGINAATLDAIDMHVHLEVDSCGHGSLPEALTEASAKYFKAEDRTPTLDRIAEVYRELNMAAVVFTVDARTQLRHEPNSIPELIAGAARNNDVLIPFGSVDPRTGEDAIAGAKHQALELGARGFKFHPSLQGFDPSAEQFYPLWETLQELGLPAIFHTGQNGMGAGLPGGYGIKLAYSNPLLLDAVAADFPGLQIIMAHPSVPWQDEANSIATHKSNVFIDLSGWSPKYFPESLVKASNSYLQDKVLFGTDFPLITPQKWLGAFADLPLKDEGRPKILKDNAVRLLGLEG; translated from the coding sequence ATGGCCGCGCAGCGCTATGAATCGGGCATCAATGCCGCCACGCTGGACGCGATCGACATGCACGTCCACCTCGAAGTGGACAGCTGCGGGCACGGATCCCTCCCGGAAGCCCTCACCGAAGCGTCGGCGAAGTACTTCAAGGCCGAGGACCGGACGCCCACCCTGGACCGCATCGCCGAGGTGTACCGGGAACTGAACATGGCCGCCGTCGTCTTCACTGTCGACGCCCGCACCCAGCTCAGGCACGAGCCCAACAGCATCCCCGAGCTCATCGCCGGGGCGGCAAGGAACAACGACGTCCTGATCCCGTTCGGCAGCGTGGACCCCCGCACCGGGGAGGACGCAATCGCAGGAGCCAAACACCAGGCCCTGGAACTGGGTGCCCGCGGCTTCAAATTCCACCCCAGCCTGCAGGGCTTCGACCCCTCCGCCGAGCAGTTCTACCCGCTCTGGGAAACGCTGCAGGAACTGGGACTTCCCGCCATCTTCCACACAGGCCAGAACGGCATGGGCGCCGGGCTCCCCGGCGGGTACGGCATCAAGCTGGCCTACTCCAACCCGCTCCTGCTCGACGCCGTGGCTGCCGACTTCCCCGGCCTGCAGATCATCATGGCCCACCCCTCGGTGCCGTGGCAGGACGAGGCCAACTCGATCGCCACCCACAAGTCCAACGTCTTCATCGACCTCTCCGGCTGGTCCCCGAAGTACTTCCCGGAGTCGCTCGTGAAGGCCTCCAACTCCTACCTCCAGGACAAGGTGTTGTTCGGCACCGACTTCCCGCTGATCACCCCGCAGAAATGGCTGGGCGCGTTCGCTGACCTGCCGCTCAAGGACGAAGGCCGGCCCAAGATCCTCAAGGACAACGCCGTACGCCTGCTCGGACTGGAGGGCTGA
- a CDS encoding low molecular weight protein-tyrosine-phosphatase: protein MTSMSSQYRIIAVCTGNICRSPMAELMLAEAFRAGHLTRAVVDSAGTTAYEAGRPIDPRAARKLTAQNIASDGHVAREWRPEWFRTRELILALDVDHYGWLRQAAPDRDSLAKIRMLRSFDPAVADRDPLEQGIEDPWYGGHTDFDSTWNLILAAVPGIVEYVRAEIRRRDGESSTGLGSTGQGYTGQRVRSIS from the coding sequence ATGACCTCAATGTCGAGCCAGTACCGGATCATCGCCGTGTGCACCGGAAATATCTGCCGGTCCCCGATGGCCGAGCTCATGCTGGCGGAGGCATTCCGGGCCGGGCACCTGACCCGGGCGGTCGTGGATTCCGCAGGCACCACGGCGTATGAGGCCGGCCGGCCCATCGATCCGCGGGCCGCGCGCAAACTCACGGCGCAGAACATCGCCTCGGACGGCCACGTGGCGCGGGAATGGCGGCCCGAGTGGTTCCGCACCCGCGAGCTGATCCTGGCCCTCGACGTCGACCACTACGGCTGGCTCCGGCAGGCGGCACCGGACCGTGACTCGCTGGCAAAAATCCGCATGCTCCGCAGTTTCGACCCCGCGGTCGCGGACAGGGACCCGCTGGAGCAGGGTATCGAGGACCCCTGGTACGGCGGCCACACCGACTTCGACTCCACCTGGAACCTCATCCTCGCCGCCGTCCCCGGGATCGTGGAGTACGTCCGCGCCGAGATCCGGCGTCGGGACGGTGAAAGCAGCACGGGACTGGGCAGCACGGGACAGGGCTACACAGGGCAGCGGGTACGCTCTATTTCATGA
- a CDS encoding NUDIX domain-containing protein, which yields MTVRSAGILLYRLGSAATPGTAAGPGTAAGLEVWIAHMGGPFWARKDAHAWSVPKGEYGEDEDPFTAAQREFAEEMGIPAPTADYVELGTFRQPSGKLITVFAAEADFQPDEIVSNTFALEWPKGSGVIRSFPEIDDARWATEQDARTRLVKGQLPVLDALIRHLGRGPDAADGPA from the coding sequence ATGACCGTTCGGAGCGCCGGGATACTGCTGTACCGGCTGGGCAGTGCAGCAACACCGGGAACTGCGGCAGGACCGGGCACTGCAGCGGGGCTGGAGGTCTGGATTGCCCATATGGGCGGACCGTTCTGGGCCCGCAAGGACGCGCACGCCTGGTCCGTCCCCAAAGGCGAGTACGGCGAGGACGAGGACCCGTTCACGGCCGCGCAGCGCGAGTTCGCCGAGGAAATGGGCATCCCCGCGCCCACCGCGGACTACGTGGAGCTCGGCACCTTCCGGCAGCCTTCCGGAAAGCTGATCACGGTCTTCGCGGCCGAGGCGGATTTCCAGCCGGACGAGATTGTGAGCAACACCTTTGCGCTGGAATGGCCGAAGGGCTCGGGCGTCATCCGCAGCTTCCCGGAGATCGACGACGCGCGGTGGGCCACGGAGCAGGACGCCCGGACCCGGCTGGTCAAAGGCCAGCTGCCGGTCCTTGATGCGCTCATCCGGCACCTGGGGCGCGGCCCCGACGCCGCGGACGGCCCGGCATGA
- a CDS encoding MarR family winged helix-turn-helix transcriptional regulator, whose protein sequence is MATELDAQPGTEPAGKLMAATISRDAGFLLAKLHAAGSVLNNRALAGFDLKERSYSVLALANSGLEPTQREMAEFLSLDPSQIVALIDELEKRGLVLRAPGKQDRRAKIVSATAEGAAVFRQAEAAARAAEAAALAGLSEAEVAALKTLLRKALWGSAD, encoded by the coding sequence ATGGCGACCGAACTAGACGCACAGCCGGGCACGGAGCCGGCCGGGAAGCTCATGGCGGCGACGATCAGCCGGGATGCCGGCTTCCTCCTGGCCAAACTGCACGCCGCCGGCTCGGTCCTGAACAACCGCGCCCTGGCCGGATTCGACCTGAAGGAGCGCTCGTACTCGGTGCTGGCGCTGGCCAACAGCGGGCTGGAACCGACCCAGCGCGAGATGGCGGAGTTCCTCAGCCTGGATCCCAGCCAGATCGTGGCCCTCATTGACGAACTGGAGAAGCGCGGGCTGGTGCTGCGCGCCCCCGGGAAGCAGGACCGGCGCGCCAAGATCGTCTCGGCAACAGCGGAAGGCGCGGCCGTCTTCCGCCAGGCCGAAGCCGCGGCGCGCGCGGCGGAGGCTGCCGCCCTGGCCGGCCTCAGCGAAGCCGAAGTCGCGGCGCTCAAAACCCTGCTGAGGAAGGCGCTGTGGGGGTCGGCGGACTAG
- a CDS encoding acyl-CoA dehydrogenase family protein: MLTPAERRVLGRLRTFLDEQARPLLADYWERGEFPDQLARPLIDLDLMEPADLTGAPGAGPAARGIYQGFRIFELARTDASLATWYTAQAGLFRTAIRVGASPDQQAEWMPRVIDFSLRGVFSLTEPESGSDIAGGLATSARREGDSWVINGAKRWIGGAATADVLAVFARDEADGQVKAFLVDRQAAGVTLQKIHGKTALRMMQNAHITLEEVRVPESMRLHNVNSFRDVAAMLRAMRSDVAWIATGMAAGAFEAACRYVAQREQFGRPLGSFQLVQEKLARMLGNVTSALSLVVRLTEQQAKGIYRDQDSALAKMQTSLLMRETVALAREVAGGNGITLESDVARFHADAEAVYSYEGTHEINALIVGRALTGHSAFTR; the protein is encoded by the coding sequence CTGCTCACCCCCGCGGAACGCCGGGTCCTGGGCCGGCTGCGCACCTTCCTGGACGAACAGGCCCGGCCGCTGCTCGCCGACTACTGGGAGCGCGGCGAATTCCCGGACCAGCTGGCCCGGCCGCTGATCGACCTGGACCTCATGGAGCCGGCCGACCTGACCGGAGCCCCGGGGGCAGGTCCGGCCGCCAGGGGCATCTACCAAGGCTTCCGGATTTTCGAGCTCGCCCGGACCGATGCGTCCTTGGCCACCTGGTACACGGCCCAGGCAGGGCTGTTCCGGACCGCTATCCGGGTCGGCGCCTCTCCGGACCAGCAGGCCGAGTGGATGCCAAGGGTCATTGACTTTTCGCTCAGGGGCGTCTTCTCGCTGACCGAACCCGAATCCGGCTCGGACATTGCCGGCGGACTCGCCACGAGCGCCCGCCGGGAAGGCGACTCGTGGGTCATCAACGGCGCCAAGCGCTGGATCGGCGGAGCCGCCACGGCCGACGTCCTGGCCGTGTTCGCCCGCGATGAGGCCGACGGGCAGGTCAAAGCGTTCCTCGTGGACCGCCAGGCCGCCGGCGTGACGCTGCAGAAGATCCATGGCAAGACCGCCCTGCGGATGATGCAGAACGCACACATCACCCTCGAGGAGGTGCGCGTTCCGGAGTCGATGCGGCTGCACAACGTCAACTCCTTCCGGGACGTCGCCGCGATGCTGCGGGCCATGCGCTCCGATGTCGCCTGGATCGCCACCGGCATGGCCGCCGGTGCGTTCGAGGCCGCCTGCCGCTACGTTGCGCAGCGGGAGCAGTTCGGCCGCCCCCTGGGGTCCTTCCAGCTCGTGCAGGAGAAACTCGCCCGGATGCTCGGCAACGTGACCTCGGCCCTGTCCCTCGTCGTCCGGCTGACCGAGCAGCAGGCCAAGGGCATCTACCGGGACCAGGACTCCGCCCTGGCGAAGATGCAGACTTCCCTCCTCATGCGAGAGACCGTGGCGCTGGCCCGCGAAGTGGCGGGCGGCAACGGCATCACCCTTGAATCAGACGTCGCGCGGTTCCATGCCGACGCCGAGGCCGTCTACTCCTACGAGGGCACCCACGAAATCAATGCCCTCATCGTCGGCCGCGCCCTCACCGGCCACAGCGCCTTCACCCGCTAA
- a CDS encoding SDR family NAD(P)-dependent oxidoreductase, with protein sequence MSLTGKVAVVTGSGRGLGLAYARELARQGAAVVINDVDAGVAAEAVRTIQSDGGRAAAVVAPVGSSEVAKQLVQAAVTEFGRLDILVTNAGILRDKSLLKMTDEDFDAVINVHLRGTFTCAREAFAYFKEHGVPGRIITIGSPTGQRGNFGQTNYAAAKAGIVGMVRTWALEMKKAGVTANAVIPVAATAMTKTVPYFQKAVEADERGEAMPAFFRHDLGFGTADDVAGLVAFLASDAAAGVTGQAIGAGGDRLQVWTHPEAAATEYREGGWGYADLVENFGALFGDKLQGVGEDFLPLPADLTPEPAEVR encoded by the coding sequence ATGAGCCTGACAGGAAAAGTAGCGGTCGTCACCGGAAGCGGCCGGGGCCTGGGCCTGGCCTACGCCCGGGAACTGGCCCGCCAGGGTGCCGCGGTCGTCATCAACGACGTCGACGCCGGGGTGGCCGCGGAGGCGGTCCGCACCATCCAGTCCGACGGCGGCCGGGCCGCCGCCGTCGTCGCCCCCGTGGGCAGTTCCGAGGTGGCCAAACAGCTTGTGCAGGCGGCCGTCACGGAGTTCGGCCGGCTGGACATCCTGGTCACCAACGCGGGCATCCTGCGGGACAAGAGCCTGCTGAAGATGACGGACGAGGATTTCGACGCCGTGATCAACGTCCACCTCCGCGGCACCTTCACCTGCGCCCGGGAGGCCTTCGCCTACTTCAAGGAGCACGGCGTTCCCGGCCGCATCATCACCATCGGTTCACCGACCGGCCAGCGCGGCAACTTCGGCCAGACCAACTACGCCGCCGCCAAGGCCGGAATCGTGGGCATGGTCCGCACCTGGGCGCTGGAGATGAAGAAGGCCGGCGTCACCGCCAACGCCGTCATCCCGGTCGCCGCCACCGCCATGACCAAGACCGTGCCGTACTTCCAGAAGGCTGTCGAAGCGGACGAGCGCGGCGAGGCCATGCCGGCCTTCTTCCGCCACGATCTCGGGTTCGGCACGGCCGACGACGTCGCCGGCCTCGTGGCGTTCCTCGCCTCCGACGCCGCTGCCGGCGTCACCGGCCAGGCGATCGGCGCCGGCGGTGACCGGCTGCAGGTGTGGACCCATCCGGAGGCCGCCGCTACCGAGTACCGCGAGGGCGGCTGGGGCTATGCGGACCTCGTGGAGAACTTCGGGGCGCTCTTCGGCGACAAGCTGCAGGGCGTGGGTGAGGACTTCCTGCCGCTGCCCGCGGACCTGACGCCCGAACCGGCCGAGGTCCGCTGA
- a CDS encoding DUF1737 domain-containing protein: MPDISAPAVPGTASASEEKLAYRLFTGADDRAFCERVSAALAEGYVLHGSPAATFNGSTVIVAQALVLPSAIASADAAVANAVDDLDTGEFGEEEAFEGHA, from the coding sequence GTGCCTGACATATCCGCACCCGCTGTACCCGGTACAGCATCCGCCAGCGAGGAGAAGCTGGCCTACCGCCTGTTTACCGGCGCCGATGACCGCGCCTTCTGCGAGCGGGTGTCTGCAGCCCTGGCCGAGGGCTATGTCCTGCACGGAAGCCCCGCCGCCACGTTCAACGGCAGCACCGTCATCGTGGCGCAGGCGCTGGTCCTGCCGTCGGCGATTGCGAGCGCGGACGCCGCCGTGGCCAACGCCGTCGATGACCTCGACACCGGCGAGTTCGGCGAGGAAGAAGCCTTCGAGGGCCACGCATGA
- the pabB gene encoding aminodeoxychorismate synthase component I yields MSPAPVIIAIDGRSGSGKTTLAIELAARLREHRKVSLFHLEDIYPGWNGLAAGIDRYVTTVLSPLRRGETAEWVSWDWERHYDGEVRTTRPADVVLVEGVGAAAAAARPMLDAVIWADSPDADRRARALARDGETYEPFWDQWAAQEAQWLAADDVPARADVHVLNRADGAAPDDVLHALQYLPGVGPALLPELTARGGLALRAERVDAAPDAARLFEALFGGSGNAVWLDSSLDPAGLAPEAAERSRFSILADDGGCFGQAIRHSSGRTRVSAGQATVTTDGPFFRWLDGVWGHEVLRAPEDYPCGFTLGWLGYLGYELKRETGGSDVAAATPDACLIFAGRAVVLDHAEGAAWLLALDTADAGDWLAAARAAVAATASGAAAPRSTAASGSPVAAPSFTAPSFTARDAEAGYKAKVAEAQREIAEGNTYEVCLTTALTAAAPAGTGGLDPWQTYLELRRRNPAPFASYLRFGGLAVASTSPERFLQIAGDGRMRAEPIKGTRRRDADPGVDAALRQDLASSPKDRAENIMIVDLLRNDLSHFAVPGSVAVSRLCAIESYATVHQMVSTIDARLRPGMPRAEAVAACFPAGSMTGAPKVSTMAILDRLEAAPRGAYSGAIGYFSLNGAADLAVAIRTLVVRDLGDGTAELSLGVGGAVTADSSPQEEYEEIRTKAFGVLSALGTGFPPG; encoded by the coding sequence ATGAGCCCCGCACCCGTCATCATCGCAATCGACGGGCGGTCCGGCTCCGGCAAGACCACCCTGGCCATCGAACTGGCGGCACGGCTCCGGGAGCACCGCAAGGTCTCGCTCTTCCACCTCGAGGACATCTATCCCGGCTGGAACGGGCTCGCGGCGGGGATCGACCGCTACGTCACCACCGTGCTGTCGCCGCTGCGTCGCGGCGAGACCGCTGAGTGGGTCAGCTGGGACTGGGAGCGGCACTACGACGGCGAGGTCCGCACCACACGCCCGGCCGACGTCGTCCTGGTGGAGGGTGTCGGCGCCGCTGCCGCCGCCGCCCGCCCCATGCTGGATGCCGTGATCTGGGCGGACTCCCCGGACGCCGACCGCCGCGCCCGCGCACTGGCCCGGGACGGTGAAACCTATGAACCTTTCTGGGACCAGTGGGCGGCGCAGGAAGCGCAGTGGCTGGCCGCCGACGACGTCCCGGCCCGCGCCGACGTGCACGTGCTCAACCGGGCGGACGGCGCCGCCCCGGACGATGTCCTGCACGCCCTGCAGTACCTTCCCGGCGTCGGGCCCGCCCTGCTGCCCGAGCTCACCGCCCGGGGCGGCCTGGCGTTGCGGGCCGAACGGGTCGACGCCGCGCCGGATGCCGCCCGGCTGTTCGAGGCGCTTTTTGGCGGCTCCGGCAACGCCGTCTGGCTCGACTCCTCGCTGGACCCGGCGGGCCTGGCCCCGGAGGCCGCCGAACGCAGCCGCTTCAGCATTCTGGCCGACGACGGCGGCTGCTTTGGCCAGGCAATCCGGCACAGTTCCGGACGGACCCGCGTCAGCGCCGGCCAGGCCACGGTCACCACGGACGGCCCGTTTTTCCGCTGGCTCGACGGCGTCTGGGGCCACGAAGTGCTCCGCGCCCCGGAGGACTACCCGTGCGGCTTCACCCTGGGCTGGCTCGGCTACCTCGGCTACGAACTCAAGCGCGAAACCGGCGGCAGTGACGTCGCCGCGGCCACCCCGGATGCCTGCCTGATCTTCGCCGGCCGGGCCGTCGTCCTGGACCACGCCGAGGGCGCGGCCTGGCTGCTGGCCCTGGACACGGCCGACGCCGGAGACTGGCTGGCGGCAGCCCGCGCGGCCGTGGCCGCGACGGCTTCCGGCGCTGCAGCGCCTCGCAGCACAGCAGCGTCAGGCTCCCCCGTCGCTGCCCCGTCATTCACCGCCCCTTCCTTCACTGCCAGGGATGCCGAGGCCGGCTACAAGGCCAAGGTCGCCGAGGCCCAGCGGGAAATCGCCGAGGGCAACACCTACGAAGTCTGCCTGACCACCGCGCTCACCGCTGCCGCCCCCGCGGGCACCGGCGGCCTGGACCCGTGGCAGACCTATCTGGAGCTGCGGCGCCGCAACCCGGCCCCGTTCGCCAGCTACCTGCGGTTCGGCGGCCTGGCGGTGGCGAGCACGTCGCCGGAACGGTTCCTGCAGATCGCCGGCGACGGCAGGATGCGGGCCGAGCCGATCAAGGGCACCCGCCGCCGCGATGCGGACCCGGGCGTGGACGCGGCCCTGCGGCAGGATTTGGCGTCCTCGCCCAAGGACCGGGCCGAGAACATCATGATCGTGGACCTGCTGCGCAACGACCTCAGCCACTTCGCCGTCCCGGGGTCGGTGGCGGTCAGCCGGCTGTGCGCGATCGAGAGCTACGCCACCGTGCACCAGATGGTGAGCACCATCGACGCCCGGCTGCGCCCCGGCATGCCGCGGGCCGAGGCCGTCGCTGCCTGTTTCCCGGCCGGCTCGATGACCGGCGCACCGAAGGTCAGCACCATGGCCATCCTGGACCGGCTTGAGGCCGCGCCGCGGGGCGCGTACTCCGGGGCGATCGGCTACTTCTCGCTCAACGGCGCCGCCGACCTCGCCGTGGCGATCCGGACCCTGGTGGTCCGTGACCTCGGTGACGGCACCGCGGAACTGAGCCTCGGCGTCGGCGGCGCCGTCACCGCCGATTCGTCGCCGCAGGAGGAGTACGAGGAAATCCGGACCAAGGCCTTTGGGGTCCTGTCGGCGCTCGGGACCGGGTTCCCGCCCGGCTGA
- a CDS encoding aminodeoxychorismate lyase, with protein sequence MTSPASVPASATVLVFLDPAFDGGRVADASKPQLMATDLGATRGDGVFESLLAVGGRPRKIQAHLNRLAGSARLLDLDIPAEDAWRRAVDTAISEYRRQDPAVAAAGGAAEDEVVVKLLVTRGPEGAAAPTCWVQASAPGTAGRRQRESGLDVILLDRGYDSEVGERAPWLLLGAKTLSYAVNMAALRYAQQHGADDVIFTSADGRVLEGPTSTVLLAHLETTDDGAGGVRTVRRLITPQLDSGILPGTSQGALFTAAKAAGWELGYGPLEPKDLLDADAVWLISSIRLLAPVNHIDGQEIGTPELRRQLTAELNALFATIE encoded by the coding sequence ATGACCTCTCCCGCCTCTGTGCCTGCGTCCGCGACCGTCCTGGTCTTCCTCGACCCGGCGTTCGACGGCGGCCGCGTGGCTGATGCGTCCAAGCCGCAGCTGATGGCCACGGACCTCGGCGCCACCCGCGGCGACGGTGTTTTCGAATCGCTGCTTGCCGTGGGCGGCCGGCCCCGCAAGATCCAGGCCCACCTGAACCGGCTGGCCGGTTCGGCCCGCCTCCTGGACCTGGACATCCCCGCCGAGGACGCCTGGCGGCGTGCGGTGGACACCGCGATCAGCGAATACCGGCGCCAGGATCCTGCCGTGGCCGCGGCGGGCGGCGCGGCAGAGGACGAGGTTGTCGTGAAGCTGCTCGTCACCCGCGGACCGGAAGGCGCCGCAGCCCCCACCTGCTGGGTGCAGGCCTCCGCCCCCGGGACGGCGGGCCGCCGGCAGCGCGAGTCGGGGCTCGATGTCATCCTGCTGGACCGCGGCTACGACAGCGAGGTCGGCGAACGCGCCCCCTGGCTGCTGCTCGGCGCCAAGACCCTCTCCTACGCCGTGAACATGGCGGCGCTGCGTTACGCCCAACAGCACGGGGCGGACGATGTCATCTTCACGTCGGCGGACGGCCGGGTGCTGGAGGGACCTACGTCGACCGTCCTGCTGGCGCACCTGGAAACCACGGACGACGGCGCGGGCGGCGTCCGCACGGTCCGCCGGCTCATCACGCCGCAGCTGGACAGCGGCATCCTGCCGGGCACCTCCCAGGGGGCCCTGTTCACCGCCGCCAAGGCGGCCGGCTGGGAGCTGGGCTACGGCCCGTTGGAACCGAAGGACCTGCTGGATGCCGACGCCGTCTGGCTGATCTCCAGCATCCGGCTCCTGGCGCCCGTGAACCACATCGACGGCCAGGAAATCGGGACGCCGGAACTGCGCCGGCAGCTCACGGCCGAGCTCAACGCCCTCTTCGCCACGATCGAATAG
- the cls gene encoding cardiolipin synthase, which translates to MLWPFPLAETLPSWAVLILSVIDLAIRVLVLGIIPGNRRPTTAMAWLLCIFIVPTIGLLLFLLFGNFRLSRRRRAQQEAVNTRIRAGTSELQADESRYAGPEWVASASELNKTLGSLPMVDGNSVELLPGYPDSIKAMTEAVRGAKWFVNAEFYIMSSDHVTDDLLTAMEDAAERGVEVRVLFDHLGSLRIKGYRRLTDRLKASKIRWRPMLPLRPVHGQWRRPDLRNHRKIMVIDGEIAFTGSQNLIEPSYNNPKHRKVGREWVELMACLRGPIVTTLNVVFATDWLSETDESLEEQLGHRPEPHPGNVTAQVVPSGPGFSTENNLRLFNTLIYSAQHRISLCSPYFVPDDSLLYAVTTAAQRGVDVELFVSEKGDQFLVHHAQQSYYEALLEAGVRIYLYKAPFVLHAKHFTIDDEVAVLGSSNMDMRSFSLNLEVSVMLLGEDIVQRIRAVEDTYRSISHELVLDDWMKRPMKVKYVDNVARLTATLQ; encoded by the coding sequence GTGCTGTGGCCATTTCCGCTGGCGGAGACACTTCCGTCCTGGGCGGTCCTGATCCTGTCCGTGATCGACCTGGCCATCCGCGTGCTGGTCCTGGGCATCATCCCCGGAAACCGGCGGCCCACCACCGCGATGGCCTGGCTGCTGTGCATCTTCATTGTGCCCACTATCGGCCTTCTGCTGTTCCTGCTGTTCGGGAACTTCCGGCTTTCCCGACGCCGCCGTGCCCAGCAGGAGGCGGTCAACACCCGCATCCGGGCGGGGACGTCGGAACTGCAGGCCGATGAAAGCCGCTACGCCGGACCCGAATGGGTGGCCTCCGCCTCGGAACTGAACAAGACGCTGGGATCGCTGCCCATGGTGGACGGCAACAGCGTCGAGCTGCTGCCCGGCTATCCCGACTCCATCAAGGCGATGACCGAGGCGGTCCGGGGCGCCAAATGGTTCGTCAACGCCGAGTTCTACATCATGAGCTCGGACCACGTCACTGATGACCTGCTGACCGCGATGGAGGACGCGGCGGAGCGCGGCGTGGAGGTCCGTGTCCTCTTTGACCACCTCGGATCGCTCCGGATCAAGGGCTACCGCCGGCTGACGGACCGGCTCAAGGCCAGCAAGATCCGCTGGCGGCCGATGCTGCCGCTGCGTCCCGTGCATGGCCAGTGGCGCCGTCCCGACCTGCGCAACCACCGCAAGATCATGGTGATCGACGGCGAAATCGCCTTCACCGGATCCCAGAACCTGATCGAGCCCTCCTACAACAACCCCAAGCACCGCAAGGTGGGCCGCGAATGGGTCGAGCTCATGGCCTGCCTGCGCGGACCGATCGTCACCACCCTGAATGTGGTCTTCGCGACCGACTGGCTCAGCGAAACCGACGAGTCCCTCGAAGAGCAGCTGGGGCACCGGCCGGAGCCGCATCCCGGAAACGTCACGGCCCAGGTAGTCCCCAGCGGCCCCGGATTCAGCACCGAGAACAATCTGCGGCTCTTCAACACGCTCATCTACTCCGCGCAGCACAGGATCTCGCTGTGCAGCCCCTACTTCGTCCCCGACGACTCGCTGCTCTATGCGGTGACGACGGCGGCGCAGCGCGGGGTCGATGTGGAACTCTTCGTCTCGGAAAAGGGCGACCAGTTCCTGGTCCACCACGCCCAGCAGTCCTACTACGAGGCCCTGCTCGAGGCCGGGGTGCGGATCTATCTCTACAAGGCGCCCTTTGTGCTGCACGCCAAGCACTTCACGATCGACGACGAGGTTGCCGTGCTGGGGTCCAGCAACATGGACATGCGCTCCTTCTCGCTGAACCTCGAGGTCTCCGTGATGCTCCTCGGTGAGGACATCGTCCAGCGGATCCGGGCCGTGGAGGACACATACCGCAGCATCTCGCACGAACTTGTGCTGGACGACTGGATGAAGCGGCCCATGAAGGTCAAATATGTGGACAACGTGGCGCGGCTGACGGCGACTCTTCAGTAA